One stretch of Ornithinimicrobium ciconiae DNA includes these proteins:
- a CDS encoding HAAS signaling domain-containing protein translates to MNTTQHLLVTQYLDDLARMLDHLPPGDRAEVLAGVREHIEAGLVERRGATDANVSAVLAELGPPEAVAREAYEVGPGGGRQPAPYGAPTMTQTPPGRLPISDRRWVPVAVAILQVLALLLLLLLVGGAGAYVVTEVSSSDGGTVRTVDHEAGSTVMLLAAGIVMALPLWIGMALLVGNSRLWSARQKVLHLLLLPACALVIGLSPDLGWLLAGERGLVITSLVALVLVVGVSILLLVRLTMSGRRRSATIAA, encoded by the coding sequence ATGAACACCACCCAGCACCTGCTCGTCACCCAGTATCTGGATGATCTCGCGCGCATGCTCGACCATCTCCCACCGGGCGACCGCGCAGAGGTCCTGGCAGGAGTGCGCGAGCACATCGAGGCGGGGCTCGTGGAGCGCCGTGGAGCCACTGACGCGAATGTCTCGGCGGTGCTCGCCGAGCTGGGGCCGCCGGAGGCCGTCGCCCGGGAGGCCTATGAGGTCGGCCCGGGCGGGGGGCGGCAGCCTGCTCCGTATGGCGCACCAACAATGACTCAGACCCCGCCCGGGCGGCTTCCGATCAGCGACCGACGCTGGGTGCCGGTCGCGGTGGCCATCCTGCAGGTGCTTGCTCTGCTGCTGCTCCTCCTCCTTGTGGGAGGGGCAGGGGCCTACGTCGTGACGGAGGTCAGCTCGAGTGACGGGGGGACTGTGCGCACCGTGGACCACGAGGCCGGCTCGACCGTGATGCTCCTGGCGGCCGGGATCGTGATGGCTCTGCCGCTGTGGATCGGCATGGCTCTTCTGGTGGGCAACTCCCGGTTGTGGTCCGCCCGCCAGAAAGTGCTGCACCTGCTGCTCCTGCCCGCCTGTGCGCTCGTCATCGGACTCAGCCCCGACCTGGGCTGGCTCCTCGCCGGTGAACGAGGGTTGGTCATCACGTCGCTCGTGGCCCTGGTCCTGGTCGTGGGTGTCAGCATCTTGCTGCTCGTCCGCCTGACAATGTCGGGCAGAAGGCGCTCGGCCACCATCGCTGCCTAG
- a CDS encoding DUF4262 domain-containing protein, with the protein MDISAAMRAFEDRQRSMITDHIRSHGVHLVYVAPAGECDCCREVGEAAPDAGDQVADLLGRAQELPPRLDQPFCYTIGLFGIGHPELVVLGLPQDASMTVLNAAAHQVSGHRQDLVPGQVVPQLEPHLLVEEIPNPGMIVFQANNYYKRPLQASVPAYQLTWSDPAGRFPWDEGRQGGPWIQARPGDYRA; encoded by the coding sequence ATGGACATCTCAGCCGCGATGCGTGCGTTCGAGGACCGTCAGCGGAGCATGATCACCGACCACATCCGCAGCCACGGGGTGCATCTGGTCTATGTCGCACCCGCCGGCGAGTGCGACTGCTGCCGCGAGGTCGGCGAGGCAGCTCCCGATGCTGGCGACCAGGTCGCCGACCTGCTCGGCAGAGCCCAAGAGCTGCCGCCACGGCTGGATCAGCCGTTCTGCTACACGATCGGCCTGTTCGGCATCGGCCACCCCGAGCTGGTGGTGCTGGGCCTGCCCCAGGACGCGTCGATGACAGTGCTCAACGCCGCCGCCCACCAGGTCAGCGGCCATCGCCAGGACCTGGTGCCCGGTCAGGTGGTGCCCCAGCTGGAGCCGCACCTCCTGGTGGAGGAGATCCCCAACCCCGGGATGATCGTCTTCCAGGCCAACAACTACTACAAGCGGCCACTGCAGGCATCGGTCCCCGCCTACCAGCTCACCTGGTCCGACCCAGCCGGCCGCTTCCCCTGGGATGAGGGGCGTCAGGGCGGTCCGTGGATCCAGGCACGGCCTGGGGACTACCGGGCGTGA
- a CDS encoding outer membrane protein assembly factor BamB family protein, whose translation MTDTSAWTPAPLEPDLPWDPETDPSGQGHGPATPVSPQGQPRRRRWLGLALALLVLSVIAVGVWLLFLKPAGGATASDVPVADLTAAPEEAWTYKYAPRGEEEWIAPSAAVYAVGNDRLLVKADLDSSTYYEAGTSSWYPGYPEHYAAGFADGTRYQEAMEAYQQDSWGNAYPSYEDYFGLGGATYASAVNDAESYQGWFDGFGDAEFERGEGASRAQQPDAPPTLGHIVMIDRSTGKELWTADLEALAFEPGSSSVSILPLSAEGHVVVSVITFDEGLTSVTVTALDPADGTPVSEVELSDVAVISSADVGAPLIVLDEDGVRRLDTGDLAGDYVWSAGIPGVHPEGGASVVDGYLQITTEDGPWWLDAASGYEPEWFEGWEPEVSYRVIGDVVLRQESSSFGYYLDGLDRTGKTLWAGDAEQVFTAEGSGGEVLLKAEATEDGTYEYLMRLDPSTGDPMWDEEYDDTFSWVTGTVAGGLVLNEGDRSVILDLDSGERSQRLRGSADYLGTRVAYGHDEGRLQAWDVEDGTALWSMRVSGTESLRRAGDALLVEDTARREISLLQ comes from the coding sequence ATGACCGACACTTCCGCGTGGACCCCGGCTCCGCTGGAGCCCGACCTGCCATGGGACCCAGAGACCGATCCGTCCGGTCAGGGACACGGACCTGCGACACCGGTGAGTCCGCAGGGGCAGCCACGACGCCGTCGGTGGCTGGGGCTGGCGCTCGCCCTGCTGGTGCTGTCGGTGATCGCCGTGGGTGTGTGGTTGCTGTTCCTGAAGCCGGCGGGCGGCGCGACCGCGTCAGACGTGCCGGTCGCGGACCTGACGGCTGCCCCGGAGGAGGCCTGGACCTATAAGTACGCCCCCCGCGGCGAGGAGGAGTGGATCGCGCCGTCGGCTGCCGTCTATGCCGTCGGCAACGACCGCCTCCTGGTCAAGGCCGACCTGGACTCCTCGACCTACTACGAGGCTGGGACCTCGTCCTGGTACCCCGGCTATCCGGAGCACTACGCCGCGGGCTTTGCCGACGGCACGCGCTACCAGGAGGCGATGGAGGCATACCAGCAGGACTCCTGGGGCAACGCCTACCCGTCCTACGAGGACTACTTCGGTCTGGGCGGGGCGACCTACGCCTCGGCGGTCAATGATGCTGAGTCCTATCAGGGGTGGTTCGACGGGTTCGGGGACGCCGAGTTCGAGCGGGGCGAAGGGGCCAGCAGGGCGCAGCAGCCGGACGCCCCGCCGACGCTCGGTCACATCGTCATGATCGACAGGTCCACCGGGAAAGAGCTGTGGACCGCGGACCTGGAGGCCTTGGCGTTCGAGCCCGGCAGCTCGTCGGTGAGCATCCTGCCACTGTCAGCCGAGGGACACGTCGTCGTGTCGGTCATCACGTTTGACGAGGGCCTGACGTCAGTGACCGTCACGGCGCTGGACCCCGCAGACGGCACCCCCGTGTCGGAGGTCGAGCTGAGCGACGTTGCTGTCATCAGCAGCGCCGACGTGGGTGCGCCCCTGATCGTCCTGGACGAGGACGGGGTCCGGCGCCTGGACACCGGGGACCTGGCAGGTGACTACGTCTGGTCTGCCGGGATCCCCGGGGTGCATCCTGAGGGTGGAGCCAGCGTCGTCGACGGCTATCTGCAGATCACCACCGAGGATGGCCCCTGGTGGCTGGACGCCGCCTCCGGCTATGAGCCGGAGTGGTTCGAGGGGTGGGAGCCAGAGGTGTCCTACCGGGTCATCGGCGACGTGGTGCTGCGGCAGGAGTCCAGCAGCTTCGGCTACTACCTGGACGGGCTGGATCGCACGGGCAAGACCCTCTGGGCCGGTGACGCCGAGCAGGTCTTCACCGCCGAGGGCAGTGGTGGTGAGGTGCTCCTGAAGGCCGAGGCGACTGAGGACGGCACCTATGAGTACCTGATGCGTCTGGATCCGAGCACCGGGGACCCGATGTGGGACGAGGAGTATGACGACACGTTCAGCTGGGTGACCGGCACGGTGGCCGGTGGTCTGGTGCTCAACGAGGGAGACCGCTCGGTCATCCTTGACCTGGACAGCGGTGAACGCAGCCAGCGACTCAGGGGCAGCGCCGACTACCTCGGCACGCGGGTCGCCTACGGACATGACGAGGGCAGGCTGCAGGCCTGGGACGTCGAGGACGGGACGGCGCTGTGGTCGATGCGGGTGTCGGGCACCGAGTCACTGCGCCGGGCCGGGGACGCGCTCCTGGTGGAGGACACCGCCCGTCGCGAGATCTCGTTGCTGCAGTGA
- a CDS encoding PadR family transcriptional regulator has translation MLRGGPTYGFEIARHLTRDGVLMGSEGTLYPLLSRLRKAGLVDTTWQESPSGPPRRYYALTDSGSRALEDFTRTWQPFRDAVDAALSEGAAP, from the coding sequence ATGCTCCGCGGTGGGCCGACCTACGGCTTTGAGATCGCCCGTCACCTGACGCGTGACGGGGTGCTCATGGGCAGTGAGGGCACGCTCTATCCGCTCCTGTCCCGGCTGCGCAAGGCCGGGCTGGTCGACACCACCTGGCAGGAGTCCCCGAGCGGGCCGCCCCGCCGTTACTACGCGCTCACCGACTCGGGCTCGCGTGCGCTCGAGGACTTCACCCGCACCTGGCAACCGTTCCGTGACGCGGTAGACGCCGCACTCAGCGAAGGGGCAGCACCATGA
- a CDS encoding heavy metal translocating P-type ATPase: MNRVQNWLSGRWTVPIVSGLLILASLASSQLLEARTWADILMVAAAVVAGTPVVIKAWNALTAKVIGIDLLVSIAAIGAVIIGEYWEAAAVTFLFAIGHALETATLNRTRSALAELIAVAPDVAIVLRDGEQLEVPAHEVAMGETVLVKNGSKVPVDGIVSGGTGALDEASITGESIPVEKTEGDQVFAGTIATGGFLQVTATGVGADTTLARIIHRVEEAQDAKARTAAFMDRFSAWYTPAIIVMAIAFGLITQDVVLALTLLVIGCPGALVISIPVSIVAGIGRGAKDGMLIKGGEFLETSAKINAVALDKTGTLTEGRPTLTDVVPLQPDVDKDDLLLLAARAEAGSEHPLAKPIIDAATAAGMPVTGLPEHTEPVPGKGIVATLDGHQIAVGNQALIQAQPGHDPADAARAAEVVQELAAAGRTPMVVARDGRVLGVVAVADQIREDAPEMIRRLHDAGVTKVVMLTGDIEPVAKAVATQVGVDEVRAGLLPEDKLDAVAELQRQGYTVAMVGDGVNDAPALATADIGVAMGVAGTGVAIETADIALMKDDLLKLPEAVSLAKRTVANMRQNIAIALSTVAVLLAGVLFGGVTMAIGMLVHEISVLVVIVNAMRLLRRREQQPSRPTDRTPGPSVNADPARATQAA, from the coding sequence ATGAACAGGGTTCAGAACTGGCTCAGCGGCCGCTGGACTGTGCCGATCGTCTCGGGGCTGCTGATCCTGGCATCACTGGCCTCGAGCCAGTTGCTGGAGGCCCGCACCTGGGCCGACATCCTGATGGTCGCCGCCGCGGTCGTCGCCGGCACGCCCGTGGTCATCAAGGCCTGGAATGCGCTGACCGCCAAGGTGATCGGCATCGACCTGCTGGTCTCGATCGCCGCCATCGGTGCGGTGATCATCGGTGAGTACTGGGAGGCCGCTGCGGTGACCTTCCTGTTCGCCATCGGTCACGCCCTCGAGACCGCGACGCTCAACCGGACCCGCTCGGCCCTGGCCGAGCTCATCGCCGTGGCTCCCGACGTCGCCATCGTCCTGCGCGACGGCGAGCAGCTCGAGGTACCCGCACACGAGGTTGCTATGGGCGAGACCGTCCTGGTCAAGAACGGCTCGAAGGTGCCGGTCGATGGCATCGTCTCCGGTGGCACCGGAGCACTCGACGAGGCCTCGATCACCGGTGAGTCCATCCCGGTGGAGAAGACCGAGGGCGACCAGGTCTTCGCCGGCACCATCGCCACCGGCGGGTTCCTGCAGGTCACCGCGACGGGTGTGGGCGCTGACACGACCCTGGCCCGCATCATCCACCGCGTGGAGGAGGCCCAGGACGCCAAGGCGCGGACCGCGGCCTTCATGGACCGGTTCTCGGCCTGGTACACCCCCGCCATCATCGTGATGGCCATCGCCTTCGGCCTGATCACCCAGGACGTCGTCCTGGCTCTCACCCTGCTGGTCATCGGCTGCCCCGGCGCACTGGTCATCTCCATCCCCGTCTCGATCGTGGCCGGCATCGGTCGCGGCGCCAAGGACGGCATGCTGATCAAGGGTGGTGAGTTCCTCGAGACCTCCGCCAAGATCAACGCGGTCGCGCTCGACAAGACCGGCACCCTGACCGAGGGTCGCCCCACCCTGACCGACGTCGTCCCGCTGCAGCCGGACGTCGACAAGGACGACCTGCTCCTGCTGGCGGCACGCGCCGAGGCCGGCTCCGAGCACCCCCTCGCCAAGCCGATCATCGACGCAGCCACCGCGGCAGGTATGCCGGTCACCGGACTGCCCGAGCACACCGAACCAGTCCCCGGCAAGGGCATCGTGGCCACACTTGACGGCCACCAGATCGCGGTCGGCAACCAGGCCCTGATCCAGGCCCAGCCCGGTCACGACCCGGCCGACGCCGCTCGCGCGGCGGAGGTCGTCCAGGAGCTGGCGGCCGCCGGCCGCACCCCGATGGTGGTGGCCCGCGACGGTCGCGTCCTGGGTGTGGTCGCGGTTGCTGACCAGATCCGTGAGGATGCCCCAGAGATGATCCGGCGCCTGCACGACGCGGGTGTCACCAAGGTCGTCATGCTCACCGGCGACATCGAGCCGGTCGCGAAGGCTGTCGCTACCCAGGTGGGTGTCGACGAGGTCCGGGCCGGCCTGCTGCCGGAGGACAAGCTCGACGCGGTCGCCGAGCTGCAGCGCCAGGGTTACACCGTGGCGATGGTGGGAGACGGCGTGAATGACGCGCCGGCGCTGGCCACCGCCGACATCGGTGTGGCGATGGGTGTCGCGGGCACCGGAGTGGCGATCGAGACCGCCGACATCGCCCTGATGAAGGACGACCTGCTCAAGCTGCCCGAGGCGGTGTCACTGGCCAAGCGCACGGTGGCCAACATGCGGCAGAACATCGCGATCGCCCTGTCGACCGTGGCAGTGCTGCTCGCCGGAGTCCTCTTCGGCGGCGTGACCATGGCCATCGGGATGCTGGTCCACGAGATCTCGGTCCTGGTCGTCATCGTCAACGCGATGCGCCTGCTGCGCCGCAGGGAGCAGCAGCCCTCGCGGCCCACGGACCGCACCCCCGGTCCGTCGGTGAACGCTGACCCCGCCCGCGCCACGCAGGCCGCTTGA
- a CDS encoding nSTAND1 domain-containing NTPase — protein MAATGTEHSAHNPSGAFGEALTTLRLQAGLSVRELSRRTGIPSGTLGGYFSGRHLPPANRPEVLEAIVTTCGGTAQDVEDWRARLVDLHQGRRSTVVMRPPYRGLAGFGVEDQDLFFGRADLTRQLLDHVTSAATRGSIVLVVGASGTGKSSLLRAGLIPALQRPALARDGWQCELITPGVEPAANVERALDRLKSSPRAVLVVDQFEELFTLTSDDDEQTATVKRLVGWAEQTTPERTRVLVIGLRADRYGEAAAQPGLVTGLRDHQVLVPPMSEEELRTAVEGPAEVVGLKLEWGLVDVILSDVRASDITHVLPHLSHTLQAAWEDSDRRQLRIRDYKAVDGVAGAVRRSAERAFAELDEEGQEVARSIILRLIALHPDAGPSRRSQITADLVRSHPRAGQVLDHLIDHRLLTSSQTEVSLSHEALIAAWPRLGQWLDADRSDLLLREMLARQEHTWAEHGQDPELLLRGSLLEAVRTWMLTNASQLTEAETAYVEASEAQALQRRRERGRQHRRTQQLLAAAVCLALVAALAGAFALQSRSTAATQRDEARSRQMARVAATLQENNVPLANQVALGGYQISDTRESRSALIDATSLPVMTRRVDPGAPLTATANETGDLLAFGGNDGAVDLVRVDGDRMQDAATVTLDEDGTTVQTVAFGVEGRLLAVGGGAPNVRLFDVTDPDSPVLSAELAVDRTVFDLAFSPDGSRLLAAGDEDAQGDAQILTWTYADGQWVEADPVEGVSGSIRGLDLDADGGQLAAATTGGNLYLWAVSDVGLTETAQVHVGEDSTRQFDIDLSPDGTHLAAVGSDKTLRLFDITEDGALEPLAELPDFDSWVNSVSFTPDGRSVVAGSSDSTLRLYDIPDSGAAAAVRSVLPVSAAVTSVEEVDEERMIITTTDTSSYLWHRTEGVLPLSGDTVFITAASSDGSRSITSSGTADGHLYLWDTTQPRTPVLLAPLLAPASAGVMDGAATISSTGDIVASGTSTGHVVAWDVSDPADPQLLVDVQVGEKYVEHSAFFDGDRRIVAASNDGVLSVLSLEDPDRVVAQETPDDPVLTVAGSESGIIATGGTLGGVQLWDGTDLAGGPISTIDVELSIFALDFAAGGNLLAVGGANSQLQLYDVSDPAAPVKVGPTLTGPAATVYSVAFSPDGSRVAAAVLDGTVWVWRQEGQDYVSELVLRSSQASLTAVGWVDGRHLLAGGQQGRAYMWLVDAPAAAEFVCATTGTPATELEWTTHLPGIDYEPPCGRQTR, from the coding sequence ATGGCAGCAACGGGGACCGAGCACAGCGCCCACAACCCATCCGGAGCGTTTGGCGAGGCGCTCACGACACTGCGACTCCAGGCTGGCCTGTCCGTGCGAGAGCTCTCGCGCCGGACCGGCATCCCGTCCGGGACGCTCGGAGGATACTTCAGCGGACGACACCTGCCACCGGCCAACCGTCCGGAGGTCCTCGAGGCGATCGTGACCACCTGCGGAGGCACCGCACAGGACGTCGAGGACTGGCGCGCGCGGCTGGTCGACCTGCATCAGGGACGGCGCAGCACAGTGGTGATGCGTCCTCCCTATCGCGGACTGGCCGGCTTCGGGGTGGAGGATCAGGACCTCTTCTTCGGCCGGGCCGACCTGACCCGTCAGCTGCTCGACCATGTCACGAGCGCCGCCACCCGAGGCAGCATCGTCCTCGTGGTCGGTGCCTCGGGGACCGGCAAGTCCTCCCTGCTCCGGGCAGGTCTGATCCCCGCCCTGCAGCGACCGGCCCTGGCGCGGGACGGCTGGCAGTGTGAGCTGATCACTCCCGGTGTTGAGCCGGCGGCGAACGTCGAGAGGGCTCTCGATCGGCTGAAGAGCAGCCCTCGGGCAGTGCTGGTCGTCGACCAGTTCGAGGAGTTGTTCACCCTCACCTCGGACGACGACGAGCAGACAGCCACGGTGAAGCGACTGGTCGGGTGGGCAGAGCAGACGACTCCGGAACGGACCCGGGTGCTGGTGATCGGGCTGCGCGCCGACCGTTATGGCGAGGCGGCGGCACAGCCGGGTCTGGTGACCGGTCTGCGGGACCATCAGGTCCTGGTGCCGCCGATGAGTGAGGAGGAACTGCGCACCGCGGTCGAGGGCCCGGCCGAGGTCGTCGGCCTTAAGCTCGAGTGGGGGCTGGTGGACGTCATCCTGTCCGACGTGCGGGCCAGTGACATCACACATGTGCTGCCGCACCTGTCACACACCCTGCAGGCAGCCTGGGAGGACAGTGACCGGCGGCAACTGAGGATCCGGGACTACAAGGCGGTCGACGGGGTGGCCGGGGCAGTGCGGCGCAGCGCCGAACGGGCCTTTGCCGAGCTGGACGAGGAGGGCCAGGAGGTGGCCCGCAGCATCATCCTGCGCCTGATCGCCCTCCACCCCGACGCCGGCCCGAGCCGGCGCAGTCAGATCACGGCCGATCTGGTCCGCAGCCACCCCCGCGCCGGCCAGGTGCTCGACCACCTCATCGACCACCGCCTGCTGACCTCCAGCCAGACCGAGGTGTCGTTGAGCCATGAGGCGCTCATCGCGGCCTGGCCACGGCTGGGGCAGTGGCTCGACGCCGACCGCTCCGACCTGTTGTTGCGGGAGATGCTCGCCCGCCAGGAGCACACCTGGGCCGAGCACGGACAGGACCCAGAACTCCTGCTGCGGGGCAGCCTGCTGGAGGCGGTGCGGACCTGGATGCTGACGAACGCCAGCCAGCTCACCGAGGCCGAGACGGCCTACGTCGAGGCGAGCGAGGCCCAGGCACTGCAACGACGCCGGGAGCGGGGTCGTCAGCACCGTCGGACGCAGCAGCTGCTGGCCGCCGCGGTGTGCCTGGCCCTGGTCGCGGCGCTCGCCGGGGCGTTTGCCCTGCAGAGCCGCAGCACGGCCGCGACCCAGCGGGACGAGGCCAGGTCTCGCCAGATGGCGCGGGTGGCGGCCACCCTCCAGGAGAACAACGTCCCGCTGGCCAACCAGGTGGCGCTCGGTGGCTATCAGATCTCCGACACCCGTGAGTCCCGCTCCGCCCTGATCGACGCGACCTCGCTGCCCGTCATGACCCGGCGGGTGGACCCCGGCGCCCCGCTGACAGCCACCGCGAACGAGACCGGTGACCTGCTCGCGTTCGGCGGCAACGATGGTGCTGTTGACCTCGTGCGGGTTGACGGGGACCGGATGCAGGACGCCGCCACCGTGACCCTGGACGAGGACGGCACGACGGTGCAGACGGTGGCCTTTGGGGTCGAGGGTCGCCTGCTCGCGGTGGGCGGCGGGGCCCCCAACGTCCGGCTGTTCGACGTCACCGACCCGGACTCGCCGGTGCTCAGCGCCGAGCTTGCCGTCGACCGGACCGTCTTCGACCTCGCCTTCTCCCCGGACGGCAGCCGGCTGCTGGCCGCCGGCGACGAGGATGCGCAGGGCGACGCACAGATCCTGACCTGGACGTATGCCGACGGTCAGTGGGTGGAAGCAGACCCGGTGGAGGGAGTCTCCGGGTCGATCCGGGGCCTGGACCTGGACGCTGACGGAGGACAGCTGGCGGCGGCGACCACGGGGGGGAATCTCTATCTGTGGGCGGTGTCCGACGTCGGCCTGACCGAGACCGCACAGGTGCATGTCGGGGAGGACTCGACGCGGCAGTTCGACATCGACCTCAGCCCCGACGGCACGCACCTGGCTGCGGTCGGCAGCGACAAGACGCTGCGCCTCTTTGACATCACCGAGGACGGTGCCCTGGAGCCGCTCGCTGAGCTGCCGGATTTTGACAGCTGGGTCAACTCTGTGTCCTTCACGCCCGACGGTCGCAGCGTCGTCGCGGGCAGCTCGGACAGCACGCTGCGCCTCTACGACATTCCCGACAGTGGCGCAGCCGCAGCGGTGCGGTCGGTGCTCCCGGTGAGCGCTGCGGTCACCTCGGTCGAGGAGGTCGACGAGGAGCGGATGATCATCACGACGACCGACACCTCGTCCTACCTGTGGCATCGCACCGAGGGCGTGCTGCCGCTGTCTGGGGACACCGTCTTCATCACCGCAGCATCGTCGGACGGCTCCCGGTCCATCACCTCCTCCGGCACAGCCGACGGGCACCTCTATCTGTGGGACACCACGCAACCGCGCACCCCTGTGCTCCTCGCCCCGCTGCTGGCGCCGGCGAGTGCTGGCGTGATGGATGGTGCCGCGACCATCAGCTCCACCGGGGATATCGTGGCCAGTGGCACCTCGACCGGTCACGTGGTCGCCTGGGACGTCAGCGACCCGGCCGACCCGCAACTGCTCGTGGACGTGCAGGTCGGCGAGAAGTATGTCGAGCACTCCGCCTTCTTCGACGGTGACCGGCGCATCGTTGCCGCCAGCAACGACGGCGTGCTGTCGGTGCTCTCGCTCGAGGACCCAGATCGGGTGGTGGCCCAAGAGACCCCCGACGACCCGGTGCTGACAGTGGCGGGGAGCGAGAGCGGCATCATCGCGACGGGTGGGACCCTGGGCGGTGTCCAGCTGTGGGACGGCACCGACCTGGCTGGGGGTCCGATCAGCACGATCGACGTCGAGCTGTCGATCTTTGCGCTGGACTTCGCCGCAGGCGGCAACCTGCTCGCCGTGGGTGGGGCCAACAGCCAGCTGCAGCTCTATGACGTGAGCGACCCGGCCGCGCCGGTCAAGGTCGGGCCCACCCTGACCGGCCCGGCCGCCACGGTCTACTCCGTGGCGTTCTCCCCGGACGGCTCACGGGTGGCCGCGGCCGTCCTGGACGGCACGGTCTGGGTCTGGCGCCAGGAGGGGCAGGACTATGTCTCCGAGCTCGTGCTGCGTTCGTCCCAGGCCTCTCTGACCGCCGTGGGCTGGGTTGACGGTCGCCACCTGCTCGCCGGAGGCCAGCAGGGGCGTGCCTACATGTGGTTGGTGGATGCGCCGGCAGCGGCAGAGTTCGTCTGTGCCACGACCGGCACCCCGGCCACGGAGCTGGAGTGGACGACCCATCTTCCGGGCATCGACTATGAGCCACCCTGCGGCCGGCAGACTCGCTGA
- a CDS encoding VOC family protein — MRPVIDHFGINCADLAASAHFYDRVLATLGMRRLLDHEVALGYGRDFPAFWIGSGAAEGPNRETHIAFHAGSEDEVRAFHEAALALGAVELHAPRLWPEYHEGYFGAFVRDPDGNNVEAVFHGGGPE; from the coding sequence GTGCGTCCTGTCATCGACCACTTCGGTATCAACTGCGCGGACCTGGCGGCCAGCGCACACTTCTACGACAGGGTCCTGGCGACCCTGGGGATGCGACGCCTGCTCGACCATGAGGTGGCCCTGGGCTACGGGCGGGACTTCCCGGCGTTCTGGATCGGCAGCGGTGCGGCCGAGGGGCCCAACCGCGAGACCCACATCGCCTTCCATGCCGGGAGCGAGGACGAGGTGCGGGCCTTCCACGAGGCAGCGCTGGCCCTCGGCGCCGTGGAGCTCCACGCGCCGCGGCTCTGGCCGGAGTACCACGAGGGATACTTCGGCGCCTTCGTGCGTGACCCGGACGGTAATAACGTCGAGGCCGTCTTTCACGGGGGCGGTCCCGAGTAA
- a CDS encoding heavy-metal-associated domain-containing protein has translation MSTTTNTIKTILRAEGFSCPSCVNKIEKQVGKLKGVESVKVHFASARVEVVHDPTLATTDDLVAAVAKAGYTAKPAAF, from the coding sequence GTGAGCACCACGACCAACACCATCAAGACCATCCTGCGGGCCGAGGGCTTCTCCTGCCCCTCCTGTGTCAACAAGATCGAGAAGCAGGTCGGCAAGCTCAAGGGCGTCGAGTCCGTGAAGGTGCACTTCGCCTCCGCCCGTGTCGAGGTCGTCCACGACCCGACACTGGCCACCACCGACGACCTGGTGGCGGCAGTCGCCAAGGCGGGCTACACCGCCAAGCCGGCCGCCTTCTGA